The following are encoded together in the Candidatus Bandiella woodruffii genome:
- the atpH gene encoding ATP synthase F1 subunit delta, producing MGHENLTARRYAKALFLVANDLKKLDEVFAELNSFWDRINENKKIKKLLLNELVPQNVKLIFCNTVLQKMPVSNVVRKFINMLIFKKRLFLLQNMILSFKDLLYEYTNTRVVEITLAKKMEGEVIETIKKQLMKYFQDENLEFNFEFDARILGGMVIKTNSNMFDFSILSKLYKIQRATGYSTLKIIN from the coding sequence ATGGGTCATGAAAATCTGACAGCGAGAAGATATGCGAAAGCCTTGTTTCTTGTGGCAAATGACTTAAAGAAACTAGATGAAGTTTTTGCTGAGCTAAACTCTTTTTGGGATAGGATAAACGAAAATAAAAAAATAAAGAAATTATTGCTCAATGAGCTTGTACCACAAAATGTAAAATTAATATTTTGCAATACCGTTTTACAGAAAATGCCAGTATCCAATGTCGTGAGAAAGTTTATCAACATGTTGATTTTTAAAAAAAGGCTTTTTTTGTTACAAAACATGATTTTATCTTTTAAAGATTTGCTATATGAATATACTAACACACGTGTTGTTGAGATAACCCTTGCAAAAAAAATGGAAGGTGAGGTTATTGAAACAATTAAAAAGCAGTTGATGAAATATTTCCAAGATGAAAATTTAGAATTTAACTTTGAGTTTGATGCAAGAATTCTTGGTGGTATGGTAATAAAAACCAATTCAAATATGTTTGATTTTTCCATTTTATCTAAGCTATACAAAATCCAGCGTGCTACTGGTTATTCAACTTTAAAGATAATAAATTAA
- a CDS encoding transposase, translated as MINKVAITPANVTDAKGVAHVLPNSGAVYADKGYCVAPAKNAAKSRGIHFCAIKKNNMKQKNFDLDRYYTSIRAPFERVFSQDNKRLRYIGIAKNQFAEFMNAICFNLKRLTVLTA; from the coding sequence ATGATCAACAAGGTTGCTATAACGCCTGCTAATGTTACCGATGCAAAGGGAGTTGCGCATGTTTTACCAAATAGTGGAGCAGTTTATGCTGACAAAGGGTATTGTGTTGCACCAGCAAAGAATGCAGCTAAAAGCAGAGGTATTCATTTTTGCGCCATCAAGAAAAACAATATGAAGCAAAAGAATTTTGACCTTGATCGATACTATACTTCCATAAGGGCTCCGTTTGAGAGGGTGTTTTCTCAAGATAATAAACGATTGCGATACATAGGAATTGCCAAAAATCAGTTTGCTGAATTTATGAATGCTATCTGCTTTAATTTAAAACGTTTAACGGTTCTTACTGCCTAA